From Methanospirillum lacunae, a single genomic window includes:
- a CDS encoding PAS domain S-box protein, whose protein sequence is MPILSTPTEITYRVLYVDDEPTLLEIGKLYLEQKWKFVVTTVQSANDALDFLILNQYDAIVSDYQMPGMDGIELLHEIRSRYSDLPFILFTGRGREEVVIKALNAGADFYLQKGGKPKVQFAELANQLKKAILKKKAEDDRFIAEQALIESEEKYHTIFDSSPYPIVTISCQNGYLQTVNTAFLNLCGCIKDEVIGKTFGELGLFSEYYSYWFNSICQIKSLVSNVPITLTGMRGQKIEALLSTTPVTIKGSPSLLTTIVDITAQNRIIEEVKLKNNELHSAYEQLSCVEEELHEKFDEVRKNEQELRASEKKFRALVENSLEGIIIINYSGDILFLNNAASQLVDIYTYKSLIGTNVHDFLSSEYHDIAKQNIDQILLGTNKQSSQYKLRTRKNRDIWVETIGKRIRFKGSSAVLVSIRDITERKLTEDALMESESKFSSVFKNNPVPLTLVSADDGTVVDVNSAFERETGYLIHEIVGNKTGLNNLFYDKDEKSRFISTLRNKHVINGMEIKSQRKSGKIRDVLISSSLIQVNGKRHILSSIKDITEQKKAVSALKEKEEKFRFLIDCCHEGILLTDLQGTILFSNKATVQMVEFEDTSEVIGRNIIEFIADESREEVRKQYKQIGNTCEPLCSHHQAITKTGKQIYVESIGQIHTYKGNPALLITVRDVTDRLLAHEALKASEMRFRAVSENAGTWIWEVDSEGIYRYSSSVVEQILGYRSEELVGKEHFSSLLDPATRDDPYNDSVIALSNFAPIKDSTILFKHKNGSTVVLNISSTPAYDIRGRISGYYGVSEDITKRRDTESNFQKLIGTLVRKTGLSAVRNISNILRSWLQADCVIVGKLNPDHTGVNAISMILDGEEISDGYYSLSGTPCEKTCEQEFHICTDNVIMNFPEADILKQFKFRGYCGTPIRNYEGKTIGVLCVLSRKPLVPPEGTREIMDIIAGKVAAEIERSQIEDALRESEEKFRMLVDLSLDGIIIIDKKGILLFGNQAAGRIFDLDIEDLIESGQQNVLDFISPESHDRVIYEIGHVADVIEPYTVDYQAITSSGRTIWIEGIGKEILYRDSPAVLLSLRDITLRKQMEDAILRKNKQLNLLSSITRHDILNMIMVIQGSLEIIQMEFSEPGLIEYIMKMRTAADTIKAQIEFTRFYQDMSSHTAQWLDLDSCMPFAYIPTNINFENKLKGVRVYADQMLEKIFFNLLDNSIRHGQVVTNIRVGYYLDTENLIVLWEDNGIGIPMDLKEQIFELGFGKNTGYGLFLVREILSLTGITIKETGKPGIGARFEFLFPRGTYQFT, encoded by the coding sequence ATGCCAATCCTTAGTACACCTACAGAAATCACGTATCGGGTTCTTTACGTTGATGATGAACCCACTCTACTTGAGATTGGAAAACTCTATCTTGAGCAGAAATGGAAATTTGTTGTAACTACTGTCCAATCTGCAAATGATGCTCTGGACTTCTTAATATTGAACCAATATGATGCGATAGTATCAGATTATCAAATGCCTGGCATGGATGGTATTGAACTGCTTCACGAGATTCGAAGCCGATATTCTGACCTTCCTTTTATTTTATTTACTGGAAGAGGGCGTGAAGAGGTTGTCATAAAGGCGCTTAATGCAGGTGCTGATTTTTATTTACAAAAAGGGGGAAAACCCAAAGTACAATTTGCAGAATTAGCGAATCAATTAAAGAAGGCAATTCTCAAAAAAAAGGCTGAAGATGATCGCTTTATTGCAGAACAGGCTCTCATAGAAAGTGAAGAAAAATATCACACCATTTTTGATTCAAGTCCATATCCAATAGTTACAATATCCTGTCAAAATGGTTACCTTCAAACTGTCAACACTGCATTCCTGAATTTATGTGGTTGTATTAAGGATGAAGTAATTGGCAAAACTTTTGGTGAACTTGGGTTATTTTCTGAATATTATTCCTATTGGTTTAACAGTATTTGTCAAATCAAGTCACTTGTTAGCAATGTGCCTATAACTCTGACCGGGATGAGGGGACAAAAAATAGAAGCTCTCCTCTCGACTACCCCTGTTACTATAAAAGGATCCCCCTCTCTTCTCACCACAATTGTGGATATAACTGCACAAAACCGGATTATAGAAGAAGTTAAACTCAAAAATAATGAACTACATTCAGCATATGAACAATTGTCCTGTGTTGAAGAAGAACTTCATGAAAAATTTGATGAAGTACGTAAGAATGAACAGGAATTGAGGGCAAGCGAAAAAAAATTCAGAGCACTTGTTGAGAATTCACTCGAAGGTATTATTATCATCAATTATTCTGGAGATATTCTCTTTCTCAATAATGCTGCCAGTCAATTAGTTGACATATATACGTATAAATCACTTATTGGAACTAATGTTCATGATTTTCTTTCTTCAGAGTATCACGATATAGCAAAACAGAATATTGATCAGATTCTCCTTGGTACTAATAAACAGTCATCCCAATATAAATTACGAACAAGGAAAAACCGTGATATCTGGGTAGAAACCATCGGAAAAAGAATCCGTTTCAAGGGATCATCGGCCGTACTTGTATCAATTAGGGATATTACTGAAAGGAAACTCACTGAAGATGCACTAATGGAGTCTGAGTCTAAATTTAGTTCAGTATTTAAAAATAATCCCGTTCCCTTAACTCTGGTCTCTGCTGATGATGGAACAGTTGTAGATGTAAATTCAGCGTTTGAAAGAGAAACCGGGTATCTCATTCATGAAATAGTAGGGAATAAAACCGGTTTGAATAATCTTTTTTATGATAAAGATGAAAAATCACGGTTTATTTCAACCCTTCGCAATAAACATGTCATCAATGGCATGGAAATAAAAAGTCAAAGAAAAAGTGGAAAGATTAGGGATGTTTTGATATCCTCCTCGTTAATTCAGGTGAACGGAAAAAGACACATTCTTTCATCAATTAAGGATATTACCGAACAAAAAAAGGCTGTATCAGCATTAAAAGAAAAAGAGGAAAAGTTCAGATTCCTTATTGATTGTTGTCATGAGGGTATTCTTCTCACTGATCTCCAGGGGACGATTCTGTTTTCTAATAAAGCCACTGTACAAATGGTTGAATTTGAGGATACTTCTGAAGTCATAGGAAGGAATATAATTGAATTTATTGCAGATGAATCACGCGAAGAAGTTCGAAAACAATACAAACAGATAGGAAATACCTGTGAGCCTCTATGTTCACATCATCAAGCAATAACCAAAACAGGAAAGCAGATTTACGTTGAAAGTATTGGGCAAATCCATACTTACAAAGGGAACCCTGCATTACTGATTACAGTTCGTGATGTTACTGATCGTTTACTCGCCCATGAAGCGCTTAAGGCTAGTGAAATGAGGTTTAGGGCTGTTAGCGAGAATGCTGGAACATGGATTTGGGAAGTTGATTCTGAAGGTATCTATCGGTATTCAAGTTCTGTTGTAGAACAGATTCTGGGATATCGTTCCGAAGAACTTGTAGGGAAAGAACACTTTTCTAGTCTTCTCGACCCAGCAACCAGGGATGACCCATACAATGATTCTGTAATTGCACTCTCTAACTTTGCCCCTATAAAAGACTCAACAATTTTATTCAAGCATAAAAATGGAAGTACTGTTGTTCTCAATATCAGTAGCACACCTGCTTATGACATAAGAGGGAGAATCTCGGGCTATTATGGTGTTAGTGAAGATATCACTAAACGCAGAGATACAGAGTCGAATTTTCAAAAACTTATTGGAACCCTGGTTCGAAAAACTGGACTTTCAGCAGTACGAAATATTTCAAACATTCTCCGCTCATGGCTCCAGGCTGACTGTGTTATTGTTGGAAAATTAAACCCGGATCACACTGGAGTGAATGCGATTTCAATGATACTTGATGGAGAAGAAATCTCTGACGGTTATTATTCGTTATCTGGTACACCCTGTGAAAAAACCTGCGAACAGGAATTTCACATCTGTACTGATAACGTCATCATGAATTTCCCAGAGGCTGATATTTTAAAACAATTTAAATTTCGCGGATATTGTGGGACACCTATACGCAATTATGAGGGAAAAACTATTGGGGTGCTTTGTGTATTATCCAGAAAACCACTGGTTCCACCAGAAGGAACCAGAGAGATTATGGATATCATCGCTGGTAAAGTGGCTGCTGAAATAGAACGATCTCAGATTGAAGATGCCCTCAGAGAGAGTGAAGAAAAATTCAGGATGCTTGTTGATCTTTCTTTAGATGGTATTATTATTATCGATAAAAAGGGGATACTCTTATTTGGAAATCAGGCTGCAGGTAGGATTTTCGATCTGGATATTGAGGACCTGATAGAATCAGGTCAACAAAATGTCCTTGACTTTATTTCTCCTGAATCACATGATCGTGTAATCTATGAGATCGGGCATGTTGCAGATGTCATAGAGCCATATACTGTAGATTATCAGGCTATAACATCATCAGGTAGGACGATATGGATTGAGGGAATAGGAAAAGAGATCCTATATCGCGATTCACCAGCGGTCTTATTATCACTCCGGGATATCACCTTACGGAAACAGATGGAAGATGCAATCCTCCGAAAAAATAAGCAACTTAACCTTCTCTCAAGTATAACCCGCCATGATATTCTGAATATGATAATGGTGATCCAGGGTTCTCTGGAAATAATTCAGATGGAGTTCTCAGAGCCGGGATTAATTGAGTATATTATGAAGATGAGAACTGCTGCAGATACTATAAAAGCGCAGATTGAATTTACCCGATTTTACCAGGATATGAGTTCTCATACTGCTCAATGGCTTGATCTTGACTCCTGTATGCCATTTGCATATATTCCGACAAATATTAATTTTGAGAATAAACTGAAAGGAGTAAGGGTATATGCTGATCAGATGCTCGAAAAAATATTTTTCAATCTTCTTGATAACTCCATTCGTCATGGCCAGGTGGTAACAAACATTCGGGTTGGATATTATTTGGATACTGAAAATCTGATAGTCCTATGGGAAGACAACGGTATTGGAATTCCCATGGATCTTAAAGAACAGATATTTGAGTTAGGTTTTGGAAAAAATACGGGATATGGGTTATTTCTAGTCCGAGAAATTCTTTCTCTTACCGGGATCACTATAAAAGAGACAGGAAAACCAGGGATTGGTGCCAGATTTGAATTTCTGTTTCCAAGAGGAACATATCAGTTTACTTGA